A genomic window from Schistocerca serialis cubense isolate TAMUIC-IGC-003099 chromosome 4, iqSchSeri2.2, whole genome shotgun sequence includes:
- the LOC126474645 gene encoding uncharacterized protein LOC126474645, with amino-acid sequence MTVTTTSLFIHHKLGWDEHHNTNDTRKGQGHCRTGWLIPIHHWNVNEFSTNCAVCCTIALVGTISLSQRLAVLPGSLWCVLPVCGNVYLATVGTRKWSESQRMEPHGEAATYSLWRNFGTSCECLWGWPHTLSNDLEENKVDLSDENNE; translated from the coding sequence ATGACAGTTACAACAACTAGCCTGTTCATACATCACAAGCTAGGCTGGGATGAGCATCACAATACCAATGACACAAGAAAAGGACAAGGTCACTGCAGGACTGGCTGGCTGATTCCTATTCACCACTGGAATGTGAATGAATTCAGTACTAACTGTGCTGTATGTTGCACTATTGCCTTGGTTGGAACTATTAGCCTAAGTCAGAGGTTGGCTGTACTTCCTGGTTCCTTGTGGTGTGTTCTCCCTGTTTGCGGAAATGTCTATCTGGCCACAGTGGGGACAAGGAAGTGGTCAGAGAGTCAACGTATGGAGCCACATGGAGAGGCGGCTACTTACTCGCTCTGGAGGAACTTTGGCACAAGTTGTGAATGTTTATGGGGCTGGCCACACACATTGAGCAATG